One part of the Denticeps clupeoides chromosome 16, fDenClu1.1, whole genome shotgun sequence genome encodes these proteins:
- the LOC114766359 gene encoding mucin-5B-like — MGVSQAHNEQVCSTWGNYHFKTFDGDFFQLPSRCNYVLTSHCKSSYEDFNIQMRRDVVNGQPTISKITMKLEGTVIELASGSVKVSDQMVTLPYSNFGVFIERTSTYITVKAKLGLMLMWNEDDSLLVELNVKYKNQTCGLCGDFNGIQIYNEFIKNGAMLSSSDYGSLWRMDGPTETCVEETLKTGENCGDESFCRSLFINQSFSDCLNLLDTDSFIKVCMQDLCQCNDSSSACLCSTITEYSRQCVHAGGKPGQWRSEYLCSKSCPYNMEYQECGNPCTDTCSYPERGQLCEEHCIDGCFCPAGTVWDSVSKKGCVPLSECWCVHSGKPYAPGENYTSSCAECTCFGGQWRCQEKDCPGTCSVEGGSHITTFDRKPYTYHGDCTYVLAKQCTGNDFTILGDIVRCGLTDYKTCLKAVTLAVSDGNTVIKVDSNGNVDLNRIATQLPLFTADLSIFKPSSFYIIIETSVGIQIEIQLVPIMQVYITATPSYQGQTCGLCGNFNNIQADDFMTMGGLTEGNAADFANTWKTRPSCPDVKTSFENPCSLSVENEEYAKYWCSMLSDPIGFFASCHSVISPATYQSNCLYDSCSCEKSEDCMCAAFSSYVHACAANGVQLNGWRDTACKNYTTACPSKTVYSYNMTSCYRTCLSLSQQDYSCSVSFVPVDGCGCEEGTYMNELGDCVAPASCTCYESNMVIPAGEVISKAGAICTCKRGQLSCIGLPMMLDECIEPKVFYNCSSAGPGAKGSECEKSCNTLDMPCISTECISGCMCPTGLVSDGQGGCILESECLCVHNGVSYQPGDNVSVDCNTCTCKDRKWQCTTNVCHGTCAIYGDGHYITFDEKRYIFNGGCEYTLVQDYCSNNVDNGTFRVITENIACGTTGTTCSKTIKLFLGNKELILTDGNYQVVPRSIGEEIPYKIRTMGIYLVVEANNGLILIWDRKTSMFIKLSPEFSGNVCGLCGNYDGNANNDFTTRSHEVVIDSLTFGNSWKLSASCPEAMLVQNPCSSNPYRQSWAQKQCSIITGSVFSSCQSLVDPTSFYDACVSDSCACDGEGDCECYCTAVAAYAAACNEAGACIHWRSPKICPLFCDYYNSLGECEWHYNPCGAQCMQTCRNPSELCSKQTPPLEGCYPKCPADQPYFDEDKMKCVTKEDCGCFVGEIQYSTGQDVPTTESCQTCYCSMSGVQCRYDVNACICEVSGKEYHYGNVVYNTTDGLGGCITAICGVNGTTEREMKPCETTPVPTLSPTVSMTTIFVFSTPGETIANITQTLPTSPQSTSVFCVCKVNGTSYQPGSLIYNVTDGLGWCYTAHCNGTCQVVKVSNLCPSPSAIPSTTTVNPTLSHQTTTIYTPESSTVQQTTSPTTFYSETTFQPDCHTLEPPRKNGEIWKVDSCTNATCSNGNVTYSSTQCKPQEPPNCENGRTPVKVFDDAGCCFTYHCECSCNGWSGNYITFDGKNYNIQENCSYILVQEINTEYDFKVVIDYHDCDSDPSSFCPQSLSITYKSNEVVLTQKSTADGITNVVFLAKKHIFPAFKNADFVITSTGLEITVDIPDIEAQVTYTGTSFSIDLSSTLFTNNTEGLCGTCDNSKENDCRSPSGQIQDCSVTSHNWLDPNKKCEVPPTPATTTSPPTTPQSICKPAICEIMSSQVFEECHKVVPPQPFVHCCTSDVCKSSTTGCSSLQAYASACANMGICINWRTSTNGTCVCTCPKSKVYMPCGPFVEQTCNLRYNQKYMGLLQHSTSKLTEGCFCPAGTTLFSTSSGVCVKSCDCTGPDGNPKMINETWETNCQQCMCDGDTLSVQCKPVTCPTPNPAPCDSPGYEIVNKTDGCCKSQQCGFYKSQFTANS, encoded by the exons ATGG GTGTTAGTCAAGCTCACAACGAACAAGTCTGCAGCACGTGGGGTAACTACCATTTCAAGACGTTTGATGGCGACTTCTTCCAGCTCCCATCCCGATGCAATTATGTGCTCACCTCACACTGCAAAAGCAGCTACGAAGATTTCAACATCCAAATGAGGCGGGATGTGGTAAATGGCCAGCCAACCATCAGCAAGATCACCATGAAACTAGAAGGCACGGTGATAGAGCTGGCCAGTGGCTCTGTCAAAGTCAGTGACCAAAT GGTGACTCTACCATACAGTAATTTTGGAGTCTTTATTGAAAGGACGTCTACTTATATCACAGTAAAAGCAAAACTGGGGTTGATGCTCATGTGGAATGAAGATGACTCCCTTTTG GTTGAGCTGAATGTCAAGTACAAAAACCAGACTTGTGGCCTGTGTGGTGACTTTAATGGGATCCAGATCTACAACGAGTTCATTAAGAATG GAGCTATGTTGTCATCTTCTGACTATGGAAGTTTGTGGCGGATGGATGGGCCAACAGAAACTTGCGTGGAAGAAACTTTGAAAACAGGAGAGAACTGTGGAGATGAG AGCTTTTGTCGAAGTCTGTTCATCAATCAGTCCTTCAGTGACTGTTTGAATCTGCTAGACACTGATTCATTCATCAAGGTTTGCATGCAGGACCTGTGTCAGTGTAACGATTCAAGCTCTGCATGTCTGTGCAGCACCATCACTGAGTACTCTCGCCAGTGCGTTCATGCTGGAGGGAAGCCCGGACAATGGCGATCAGAATATTTGTGCT CTAAGTCATGCCCTTATAATATGGAATACCAGGAGTGTGGGAACCCGTGTACCGATACCTGCTCGTATCCTGAAAGAGGGCAATTGTGTGAAGAGCACTGTATTGATGGGTGCTTCTGCCCAGCAG GCACTGTTTGGGATTCTGTCAGCAAAAAGGGCTGCGTCCCTCTCAGTGAATGCTGGTGCGTCCATAGTGGAAAACCATACGCTCCGGGGGAAAATTACACTAGCAGCTGTGCAGAATG TACCTGTTTTGGAGGGCAGTGGCGCTGCCAGGAGAAAGACTGCCCTGGGACCTGCTCAGTGGAAGGAGGCTCTCACATTACGACCTTTGACCGCAAACCTTATACTTACCATGGAGACTGTACATATGTTTTGGCAAAG CAATGCACTGGGAATGATTTCACTATTTTGGGAGATATTGTCAGGTGTGGCCTCACAGACTATAAGACCTGTCTGAAAGCAGTCACACTGGCCGTCTCTGACGGGAATACA GTGATCAAAGTGGATTCCAATGGAAATGTTGATCTCAACAGAATAGCTACTCAGCTACCACTGTTCACAG CTGATCTGAGCATCTTCAAGCcttcttcattttacatcattatTGAGACCAGTGTGGGGATCCAGATAGAAATCCAGCTAGTACCCATCATGCAGGTTTACATTACAGCCACGCCTTCATACCAGGGACAGACTTGTG GACTTTGTGGGAATTTTAATAACATTCAAGCAGATGATTTTATGACAATGGGTGGACTAACAGAAGGCAATGCAGCAGATTTTGCAAATACTTGGAAGACAAGGCCCAGTTGTCCTGATGTCAAGACAAGCTTCGAGAACCCTTGCAGCCTGAGTGTTGAAAATG AGGAATATGCCAAATACTGGTGTTCCATGCTCTCTGATCCTATTGGATTTTTTGCCTCATGCCATTCTGTCATAAGCCCTGCTACCTATCAGTCT AACTGCCTGTATGACAGCTGTAGCTGTGAGAAGAGTGAGGACTGCATGTGTGCTGCGTTTTCCTCCTATGTACATGCGTGTGCTGCTAATGGGGTCCAACTGAATGGCTGGAGAGACACTGCCTGCA aaaatTACACCACAGCCTGCCCTAGTAAAACAGTCTATTCCTACAACATGACAAGTTGTTACCGCACCTGCCTCTCACTGAGCCAGCAGGATTACTCCTGCTCAGTCAGTTTTGTGCCAGTGGATGGCTGTGGCTGTGAGGAAGGTACCTACATGAATGAGCTTGGTGACTGTGTGGCACCTGCCAGCTGCACTTGCTATGAATCAAACATGGTGATCCCTGCTGGCGAGGTCATAAGTAAAGCTGGAGCTATATG CACATGCAAGCGAGGTCAACTGAGTTGCATTGGACTGCCAATGATGCTAG atgAATGTATCGAACCCAAGGTTTTCTACAACTGTTCAAGTGCTGGTCCAGGAGCAAAGGGATCTGAATGTGAAAAAAGCTGTAATACTCTGGACATGccttgt ATCAGCACCGAGTGTATATCAGGCTGCATGTGCCCTACTGGGCTTGTGTCTGATGGACAAGGTGGTTGCATTCTTGAGAGTGAATGTCTTTGCGTCCATAATGGAGTTTCTTACCAACCTGGAGATAATGTCAGTGTTGATTGCAATACATG CACATGTAAGGACAGAAAATGGCAGTGCACAACAAATGTATGTCATGGCACCTGTGCCATCTATGGAGATgggcattacattacatttgatgAAAAGAGATATATCTTCAATGGAGGCTGTGAATACACCCTTGTTCAG GATTACTGTAGCAACAATGTTGATAATGGAACCTTCAGAGTGATCACAGAGAACATAGCATGTGGAACTACAGGCACAACCTGTTCTAAGACAATTAAGCTGTTCTTGGGG AACAAAGAGCTGATTCTTACTGATGGGAATTACCAAGTTGTGCCAAGAAGCATTGGAGAGGAAATCCCCTACAAAATACGTACCATGGGCATCTACTTGGTGGTTGAGGCCAATAATGGTCTAATTCTCATTTGGGACCGAAAAACTAGCATGTTCATCAAGCTTAGTCCTGAATTCTCT GGTAATGTCTGTGGTCTCTGTGGAAACTATGATGGCAATGCAAACAATGATTTTACCACAAGAAGCCATGAAGTAGTCATTGATTCATTGACATTTGGAAATAGTTGGAAGTTATCTGCCAGCTGTCCAGAAGCAATGCTTGTACAAAATCCATGTTCCAGCAATCCTTACAGACAATCTTGGGCTCAGAAACAGTGTAGTATCATCACGGGTAGTGTCTTTTCCTCTTGTCAATCTCTG GTGGACCCCACTTCCTTCTATGATGCTTGTGTGAGTGACTCATGTGCCTGTGATGGCGAAGGAGACTGTGAGTGCTATTGTACGGCTGTTGCCGCCTATGCTGCTGCGTGCAATGAAGCAGGAGCCTGTATACACTGGAGATCTCCAAAGATTTGCC CACTTTTTTGTGACTACTATAACTCCCTGGGTGAATGTGAGTGGCACTATAATCCTTGTGGAGCTCAATGTATGCAAACCTGCAGAAATCCATCTGAACTGTGCTCTAAGCAGACACCACCACTAGAAG GTTGTTATCCTAAATGCCCTGCTGATCAGCCCTACTTTGATGAGGACAAAATGAAGTGTGTTACCAAAGAGGACTGTGGTTGTTTTGTTGGAGAAATTCAGTACAGCACTGGACAAGACGTTCCCACTACAGAGTCTTGTCAAACCTG CTACTGTTCTATGTCTGGAGTTCAGTGCAGATATGATGTCAATG CATGTATTTGTGAAGTCAGTGGCAAGGAATATCACTATGGCAATGTAGTGTACAACACCACTGATGGGCTTGGTGGGTGCATCACAGCCATCTGTGGTGTGAATGGAACCACTGAAAGAGAAATGAAACCTTGTGAGACAACTCCTGTCCCTACATTGTCACCCACAGTCTCCATGACCACAATCTTTGTTTTTAGCACACCAGGTGAG ACAATTGCTAATATCACCCAAACTTTACCAACAAGTCCGCAATCAAcatctgtattttgtgtgtgcaagGTCAATGGAACAAGTTATCAGCCAG GTTCACTTATTTATAATGTGACTGATGGCCTTGGATGGTGCTATACTGCTCATTGCAATGGAACTTGTCAAGTGGTCAAGGTCTCCAATTTATGTCCAAGTCCCTCTGCAATTCCTTCAACTACTACTGTGAATCCCACATTAAGCCACCAAACAACTACTATTTATACACCAGAGTCCTCCACAGTCCAGCAAACAACATCGCCTACTACCTTTTATTCAGAAACTACATTCCAACCAGACTGCCACACATTAGAGCCACCGAGAAAG AATGGGGAAATTTGGAAGGTTGATAGCTGCACAAATGCTACATGCAGCAACGGCAATGTCACATATTCCTCAACTCAGTGCAAGCCACAAGAGCCACCAAACTGTGAAAATGGTCGGACACCAGTAAAGGTGTTTGATGATGCTGGATGTTGCTTCACATACCATTGTGAAT GCTCTTGTAATGGATGGAGCGGTAACTATATTACATTTGATGGTAAAAATTACAACATTCAGGAGAACTGCTCATATATATTGGTTCAAGAAATCAACACTGAATATGACTTCAAAGTTGTCATTGATTACCATGATTGTGACAGTGATCCCAGTTCATTTTGTCCACAATCACTGAGTATTACCTACAAATCTAATGAAGTTGTTCTCACACAAAAATCTACTGCAGATGGAATTACTAATGTG GTTTTCCTTGCTAAAAAGCACATCTTTcctgcatttaaaaatgctgaCTTTGTCATCACAAGCACTGGCTTGGAGATTACTGTAGATATTCCTGATATTGAAGCTCAAGTGACTTACACTGGGACATCCTTTAGCATTGATTTGTCATCCACTTTATTCACCAACAATACAGAAGGCCTGTGTG GCACCTGTGATAATTCTAAAGAGAATGACTGCCGCTCACCAAGTGGCCAAATTCAGGATTGCTCGGTGACTTCACATAACTGGTTGGACCCCAATAAGAAATGTGAAGTGCCACCAACACCTGCCACCACCACATCTCCCCCGACAACCCCTCAGAGCATTTGCAAGCCTGCTATCTGTGAAATCATGAGCAGCCA GGTGTTTGAAGAATGTCACAAAGTTGTGCCTCCTCAGCCATTTGTGCATTGCTGTACATCTGATGTTTGCAAATCCTCAACAACAGGCTGTAGTAGTTTGCAGGCATATGCCTCAGCTTGTGCCAATATGGGTATATGTATTAACTGGAGAACCTCTACCAATGGAACATGTG tATGTACATGCCCAAAGTCCAAGGTGTATATGCCATGTGGCCCTTTTGTGGAACAAACCTGCAATTTGAG GTACAATCAAAAGTATATGGGTTTgctccagcacagcacatcgAAGTTGACAGAAGGCTGTTTCTGTCCTGCAGGGACCACACTTTTCAGCACTTCCTCTGGCGTTTGCGTCAAATCTTGTG ACTGCACTGGACCTGATGGCAACCCTAAAATG ATAAATGAGACATGGGAGACAAACTGTCAGCAGTGTATGTGCGATGGAGACACCCTGAGTGTTCAGTGTAAACCAGTCACATGTCCAACACCAAACCCTGCCCCATGTGACAGTCCTGGGTATGAGATTGTCAATAAGACTGATGGCTGCTGCAAGAGCCAACAGTGTG GATTTTACAAATCTCAGTTTACAGCTAATAGCTGA